The following coding sequences lie in one Apium graveolens cultivar Ventura chromosome 3, ASM990537v1, whole genome shotgun sequence genomic window:
- the LOC141714231 gene encoding uncharacterized protein LOC141714231, whose product MLAKIQIKATGHTVITFHRARGILKIVTRQYTTAKRRVKGGKTHVVNLNDRTCTCGKWATHHMMCSHAIAGCIRHGLSWDHFIENFHKNQTMENLYRPIIYPLQPFECWSYELPPLWQGYGKLVADESLKKLKQKCGDKGQSVRIRTEIDGPRSGKKCSVCNQEGHTKRSKKYPGPPHLTT is encoded by the coding sequence ATGTTAGCAAAAATTCAAATAAAGGCAACTGGACATACGGTTATTACTTTTCACCGTGCACGTGGTATCTTGAAAATAGTTACACGTCAATACACAACTGCTAAGAGAAGGGTAAAGGGAGGTAAGACCCATGTCGTCAACCTCAACGACCGTACGTGCACGTGTGGAAAATGGGCGACGCATCACATGATGTGCTCTCACGCAATCGCTGGTTGTATAAGACATGGACTGAGTTGGGATCATTTCATTGAAAATTTCCATAAAAACCAGACAATGGAGAACTTGTATCGGCCAATTATTTATCCCTTGCAACCATTCGAATGCTGGAGCTATGAATTACCCCCACTTTGGCAGGGGTATGGAAAGTTAGTAGCGGATGAATCATTGAAGAAACTTAAGCAAAAATGTGGAGATAAGGGGCAATCGGTGCGGATCCGAACGGAGATTGATGGTCCGCGGTCAGGAAAGAAATGTAGTGTATGCAACCAAGAAGGTCACACCAAGCGTAGCAAGAAATACCCAGGGCCTCCACACTTAACAACGTGA